A window of Deltaproteobacteria bacterium genomic DNA:
CTTATACCGAAGATGAGATAAACAAAGAGCAAGCAGAGGAAGAATACAAAAATGCCATCAGTGAATTGGATAAGCTAAAACCTGATGATCCAAAATACAATGAAATAACAAAAAGAGTGGATAGAGCGAAAATTCTTATAGATATAGCGGACAAAAGGTGAGTTCTATCATAAGTTTTTCCCATATAGGCTGGGTAGCAATATTAGTTCTTGTTGTTTTGGTTATTCTGTCTGTTTCATCGTGGGCAATTATCTTTTATAAATGGATTTTGTTTAATCGTCTGATAAAAAAAGATAAGATTTTTTTTAACCACATCTTTCGTAGGAAAGATTGGCAGCAATTTTCGTATGATGTGCCGGATAGCCTTCTATCTCAGATATTTAGTGTAGTTGAGAATTCGGATTTGAAAAATATAGATGCCGTTGCTTCTCATAAACTTGATGAATTAGAAAGTGGTCTTTCTTTTGTAGCTTCTGTGGGATCTACAGCACCGTTTATTGGTTTGTTTGGCACTGTATGGGGAATAATGAGTGCATTTAGCAATATTGGCTTAACAGAGTCGGCAAGCATAGCAGTGGTTGCGCCTGGTATCTCTGAGGCGTTGTTCACTACGGCAGCGGGCCTGTTTGCCGCTATTCCTGCAGTGATAGGATATAATATTCTTTCCCATAAATTATCTATCATTGCCCAGTCGGTAGAGGATTTTAAAAATATAATGAAGGAAGAAAAAAGAGGTGTATAAGAAACACAAATCTTTTTCTGAGATTAATATTACTCCAATGGTGGATGTAGTATTGGTTCTCTTGATCATTTTTATGGTAACTACACCCATGCTTATAAAGGGAGTGAAGGTAAGTCTGCCGTCTGCACACAGTGGTAAAGTAAAATTAGATAAAAAAGATATTGTTATATCTATAAATAAATCAGGGCGTCTATTTTTAGATAAAAAGCCCATTACAATAGCTAAGTTGAAAATAATGTTGGTTAACGACAGATCAAAAAATGTGATTATTAAAGCGGATAAAGCTGTTGCTTATGGTGCGGTGATAAAAGTGATTGATACACTCAAGGGGATAAATGTAGAAAATGTTGCTCTGGCAACAAAACCTGTTAAGAGATGAAATTTTTCTCTATCATTCTTTCTTTATGTTTGCATCTTATCGTGATATTATTATTGGTGCATTTTACCTGCGTTTCACAAAAGCATGCCTTAAAAGAGGAAAAATTATATAAGGTGAGTCTGGTTTCATTGCAGGAGAAAAAAGCAAGGAAGGTTGCTTATATTAAGAGGAAACCAACAAAGAAAACAAAAAGAATTCCAAACAAGGTAACAAAGAAAAGGGAAGCAAAAACTGTTCCTCAGAGAAAAAAGAAAATGGCATCATTGGAAAAGGTAAGAGAAAGAATATATTCTAAGAAAATAGAAGAGATGAGGGAAAAGGAATTGGAGAAAAGAAAATCTGCTATGAGAGAAAAACTTCAAGGCGAGGAGGAAAAACAAGAGAAAGTTGGCTACGAAGGTTTATTAAAATCGATTATAGAGAAAAACTGGTTTTTAAATAAAGCATTTATAGGAAGAGGAGATTTTATAACAGTAGTAGAAGTAGTAATGAGCAATAGCGGAGATATAATCAAAACAAAAGTTGTAAAATCATCCGGTGATGATTACTTTGATAGAACAGTAATGAATGCCATTGATCGTTCCAATCTACCTGAGGTGCCAATGAACTTAAGAGAAAACCATTGTTTACATGTGGAGTTATATTTTGCATTGAAAGATTATGAAAAACTGCATAATTAGAATTTTTATATTTGTAATCTTATTTTTTTCTTTTACTTCTATTAGTCGAGGAGAGATGAGAATACAAATTACCACCGCTACTTTGAAACCTACGGTTGTTCTTATGTTTCCCTTTTTGGCAATGACAACTGAGTCTCAACTTACAGGCAGTAGATTGAAAAATGCAATTGTAGATGATCTGGCAACCACCGGATATTTTAAAATTATAGATGAATCTACGCCCTGTGGATTTTCTACGGATATTGCGGATATAGTGGCGGATAGTGCAGGCAGTGGAACAGACTATGTTATTTTTGGCAGTATTTCTGAAAAAGGTTATAACAATATACTGCTGAGTATAAAGATATTTGATAGAAACAAAGGGGAAATAGTGCTAAGTGGAATCTATACTTCAAAAAAGGAACATTATCGCTGGGTCGCTCACCGGATTTGCGATGAGTTTTTTCAGGTTATCACTGGTAAATACGGACCGTTTGAAGATAGGCTGCTTTTCTCTAAAGGCAATAACAAAT
This region includes:
- a CDS encoding MotA/TolQ/ExbB proton channel family protein → MSSIISFSHIGWVAILVLVVLVILSVSSWAIIFYKWILFNRLIKKDKIFFNHIFRRKDWQQFSYDVPDSLLSQIFSVVENSDLKNIDAVASHKLDELESGLSFVASVGSTAPFIGLFGTVWGIMSAFSNIGLTESASIAVVAPGISEALFTTAAGLFAAIPAVIGYNILSHKLSIIAQSVEDFKNIMKEEKRGV
- a CDS encoding biopolymer transporter ExbD → MYKKHKSFSEINITPMVDVVLVLLIIFMVTTPMLIKGVKVSLPSAHSGKVKLDKKDIVISINKSGRLFLDKKPITIAKLKIMLVNDRSKNVIIKADKAVAYGAVIKVIDTLKGINVENVALATKPVKR
- a CDS encoding TonB C-terminal domain-containing protein, whose protein sequence is MKFFSIILSLCLHLIVILLLVHFTCVSQKHALKEEKLYKVSLVSLQEKKARKVAYIKRKPTKKTKRIPNKVTKKREAKTVPQRKKKMASLEKVRERIYSKKIEEMREKELEKRKSAMREKLQGEEEKQEKVGYEGLLKSIIEKNWFLNKAFIGRGDFITVVEVVMSNSGDIIKTKVVKSSGDDYFDRTVMNAIDRSNLPEVPMNLRENHCLHVELYFALKDYEKLHN